A single Bifidobacterium scardovii JCM 12489 = DSM 13734 DNA region contains:
- a CDS encoding LysM peptidoglycan-binding domain-containing protein translates to MTGAIVQAATVRGSDRSVAVKRSRGALDEYRRYDHMQGDRSGADGHDAVIRGAGVSRRSGQGVRLNRRGRIVVAVACALLAWGVLSVMTPNHADSMPSATEVTSYTVRPGDTLWSYAESITPKGGDVSQNVDMLMRLNDLSTDVLQAGQRIVVPVQQTHVADYRAGLLQR, encoded by the coding sequence ATGACGGGTGCAATAGTGCAAGCCGCAACGGTGCGGGGATCCGATCGTTCTGTCGCGGTGAAGCGGTCCCGCGGCGCGCTGGACGAATATCGTCGTTATGATCACATGCAGGGAGATCGTAGCGGCGCGGACGGGCATGATGCCGTTATACGTGGAGCCGGCGTGTCCCGCCGGAGCGGACAGGGCGTGCGGCTGAATCGCCGCGGTCGCATTGTGGTGGCGGTGGCATGTGCGTTGTTGGCATGGGGCGTGCTGTCCGTGATGACGCCGAACCATGCCGATTCCATGCCGTCGGCCACTGAAGTGACCAGTTATACCGTGCGTCCGGGGGATACCTTGTGGTCGTATGCGGAGTCCATCACGCCGAAGGGCGGGGATGTCTCGCAGAATGTGGACATGCTCATGCGGTTGAACGATCTGTCGACTGATGTGCTTCAAGCCGGACAACGCATAGTCGTTCCGGTGCAGCAGACCCATGTGGCAGACTACCGGGCTGGACTGCTGCAACGCTAG
- the lexA gene encoding transcriptional repressor LexA, producing the protein MSTIPFTPQASKSTPSESALTDRQRKVLDAIRTHINERGFAPSFREIGEAAGLKSPSSVKHQLQVLEDKGFIRMNANKGRAIELVENAGTDKTATAVATIIPFPDDASTSIQQSRDVPLVGRIAAGVPITAEQHVDDVMRLPERLTGTGNLFMLEVHGDSMVDAAICDGDFVVVREQQSAVNGDIVAALLDDEATVKTFRKDNGHVWLMPHNPAYSPIDGTHAQIMGKVVTVLRKI; encoded by the coding sequence GTGAGTACCATTCCCTTTACTCCGCAAGCATCGAAGAGCACGCCATCCGAAAGCGCGCTGACCGACCGCCAACGCAAGGTTCTGGACGCGATCCGGACCCACATCAACGAACGCGGCTTCGCTCCTTCATTCCGCGAAATCGGCGAAGCGGCCGGTCTGAAAAGCCCTTCCTCGGTCAAGCACCAGCTGCAGGTGCTTGAAGACAAAGGGTTCATCCGCATGAATGCGAACAAGGGACGGGCCATCGAATTGGTGGAAAACGCAGGAACGGACAAGACCGCCACCGCGGTGGCCACGATCATTCCCTTCCCCGACGACGCCAGCACATCGATACAGCAGTCGCGCGACGTTCCGCTGGTCGGCCGTATCGCCGCCGGCGTGCCCATCACCGCCGAGCAGCATGTGGACGATGTGATGCGTCTGCCCGAACGCCTGACCGGCACCGGCAACCTCTTCATGCTTGAGGTACACGGCGATTCGATGGTCGATGCGGCGATCTGCGACGGTGATTTCGTGGTGGTCCGCGAGCAGCAGTCCGCTGTCAACGGCGACATCGTCGCCGCGTTGCTCGACGACGAGGCCACCGTCAAAACATTCCGCAAGGACAATGGGCACGTCTGGCTCATGCCCCACAATCCCGCCTACTCCCCCATCGACGGCACCCACGCCCAGATCATGGGCAAAGTGGTCACGGTGCTGCGCAAGATCTGA
- a CDS encoding cation diffusion facilitator family transporter yields the protein MAHDHATANVMEGADGKAHQRRLVMTLTLTSTVFVAEVVGAIITGSLALLVDAGHMLTDMSVLIASTVTAILMQRKPSNSRTWGWARLEVITAAASALVLLVVGVYALVEAGMRLFGHGAGEIQDIGLLLFFGILGLAANVGSIMILAGQRSGNMNMKAAFLEVMNDALGSVAVVLSAVVMMSTGWDGFDAVAGGLIALLMIPRAIMLLRNAVKVLLEETPDGLDLDAVREHMEGVPHVVAVHDLHASTVSTGMPILMAHVVVDRGLTMEQAADVLSQLQDCLREHFPVSVPHTTFQLEPEGYTTPSAEQLHE from the coding sequence ATGGCCCACGATCACGCTACCGCAAACGTTATGGAAGGCGCCGACGGCAAGGCCCATCAGCGCAGGCTGGTGATGACGCTCACGCTGACGAGCACGGTGTTCGTCGCCGAGGTCGTCGGGGCGATCATCACCGGGTCGCTGGCCCTGCTGGTGGATGCCGGGCATATGCTCACCGACATGTCGGTGCTGATCGCCTCCACGGTGACCGCGATCCTCATGCAGCGCAAACCGAGCAACAGCCGCACGTGGGGCTGGGCCCGCCTTGAGGTGATCACCGCCGCCGCGAGCGCGCTGGTGCTGCTGGTCGTCGGCGTCTACGCGCTGGTCGAGGCCGGAATGCGGCTGTTCGGCCACGGCGCCGGCGAAATCCAGGACATCGGATTGCTGCTGTTCTTCGGCATACTCGGCCTGGCCGCCAACGTCGGATCGATCATGATCCTCGCCGGGCAGCGTTCCGGCAACATGAACATGAAGGCCGCATTCCTTGAGGTGATGAACGACGCGCTCGGGTCGGTCGCCGTGGTGCTGTCCGCCGTGGTCATGATGTCGACCGGATGGGACGGATTCGACGCGGTCGCCGGTGGCCTGATCGCGCTGCTGATGATCCCCCGCGCCATCATGCTGCTGCGCAATGCGGTGAAGGTGCTGCTGGAGGAGACCCCAGACGGTTTGGACCTCGATGCGGTGCGCGAGCACATGGAAGGCGTGCCGCATGTGGTCGCGGTGCACGACCTGCACGCCAGCACCGTGTCTACCGGCATGCCGATCCTCATGGCCCATGTGGTGGTGGACCGGGGCCTGACCATGGAGCAGGCCGCCGACGTGCTGTCCCAGTTGCAGGACTGCCTGCGCGAGCATTTTCCGGTTTCGGTGCCGCACACCACCTTCCAGTTGGAGCCGGAGGGCTATACCACGCCGAGCGCCGAGCAGCTGCACGAATAG
- a CDS encoding L-lactate dehydrogenase — MAESLTKPTKLAVIGAGAVGSTLAFAAAQRGIAREIVLEDIAKERVEAEVLDMQHGSSFYPTVSIDGSDDPEICRDADMVVITAGPRQKPGQSRLELVGATVNILKAIMPNLVKVAPNAIYMLITNPVDIATHVAQKLTGLPENQVFGSGTNLDSARLRFLIAQQTGVNVKNVHAYIAGEHGDSEVPLWASATIGGVPMCDWSPLPGHDPLDAAKREEIHQEVKNAAYKIINGKGATNYAIGMSGVDIIEAVLHDTNRILPVSSMLKDFHGISDICMSVPTLLNRQGVNNTINTPVSDKELAALKRSAETLKETAAQFGF, encoded by the coding sequence ATGGCTGAATCACTCACCAAGCCCACCAAGCTCGCTGTTATCGGTGCCGGCGCCGTCGGCTCCACCCTCGCCTTCGCCGCCGCCCAGCGCGGCATCGCGCGTGAGATCGTCCTCGAGGACATCGCCAAGGAGCGCGTCGAGGCCGAGGTGCTCGATATGCAGCACGGCTCCAGCTTCTACCCGACCGTGTCCATCGACGGTTCTGATGACCCGGAGATCTGCCGTGACGCCGACATGGTCGTCATCACCGCCGGTCCGCGCCAGAAGCCGGGCCAGTCCCGCCTGGAGCTCGTTGGCGCCACAGTCAACATCCTCAAGGCCATCATGCCGAACCTGGTCAAGGTCGCCCCGAACGCCATCTACATGCTCATCACCAACCCGGTCGACATCGCCACGCACGTGGCCCAGAAGCTCACCGGCCTGCCCGAGAACCAGGTCTTCGGCTCCGGCACCAACCTGGACTCCGCCCGCCTGCGCTTCCTGATCGCCCAGCAGACCGGCGTCAACGTCAAGAACGTGCACGCCTACATCGCCGGCGAGCACGGCGACTCCGAGGTGCCGCTGTGGGCCTCCGCCACCATCGGTGGCGTCCCCATGTGCGACTGGAGCCCGCTGCCCGGCCACGATCCGCTCGATGCCGCCAAGCGTGAGGAGATCCACCAGGAGGTCAAGAACGCCGCCTACAAGATCATCAACGGCAAGGGCGCGACCAACTACGCGATCGGCATGTCCGGCGTCGACATCATCGAGGCCGTGCTGCACGACACCAACCGCATCCTGCCCGTGAGCTCCATGCTCAAGGACTTCCACGGCATCTCCGACATCTGCATGTCCGTCCCGACCCTCCTGAACCGCCAGGGCGTCAACAACACCATCAACACCCCGGTCTCCGACAAGGAGCTCGCGGCCCTCAAGCGCTCCGCTGAGACGCTGAAAGAGACCGCCGCCCAGTTCGGCTTCTGA
- the hflX gene encoding GTPase HflX yields MQDEPVLTGVLADQSEVLLDEHDRSGAPGVPGGPGDEVWEERESRNALKHVAGLGELQDVTEVEYRKVRLERVVLVGVWSSAVTTASAAEESLRELAALAETAGAVVCDGLLQHRLRPDAATYVGSGKAKEIADVVAREEADTIIVDDDLPPSQRRALEDATKVKVVDRTAVILDIFAQHATSREGKAQVELAQLEYMLPRLRGWGGSLSRQAGGRAAGADAGIGSRGPGETKIEMDRRVIRTRIARLRKQIREMAPAREVKRGSRRRYELPTVAVVGYTNAGKSSLTNRLTGSAELVENALFATLDTAVRRARAKDGRLYAYVDTVGFVRRLPTQLVEAFKSTLEEVAEADLIVHVVDGSHPDPFSQIDAVNDVLADIDGAADIPRILVFNKADRIDGVTRERLAALEPDAHIVSAFTGEGIDALRERVESMLPVPHVHVRALLPYTAGALVSRIREYGHVIEVEYRDDGMMVEAEVGSRLAAQVMEQSIDE; encoded by the coding sequence ATGCAGGACGAGCCGGTGCTGACCGGCGTGCTGGCCGACCAGTCGGAGGTACTGCTCGACGAGCATGACCGTTCCGGGGCGCCCGGGGTGCCCGGCGGTCCCGGCGACGAGGTCTGGGAGGAGCGCGAGTCGCGCAATGCGCTCAAGCACGTCGCCGGCCTCGGCGAATTGCAGGACGTCACCGAGGTCGAATACCGCAAGGTGCGCCTTGAGCGCGTCGTGCTGGTCGGCGTGTGGTCGAGCGCCGTCACCACCGCGTCCGCGGCCGAGGAATCCCTGCGCGAGCTGGCGGCGCTCGCCGAAACCGCCGGCGCCGTGGTGTGCGACGGCCTGCTGCAGCACCGTCTGCGCCCCGATGCGGCCACCTACGTTGGGTCCGGCAAGGCCAAGGAGATCGCCGACGTGGTGGCGCGCGAGGAGGCCGACACGATCATCGTCGACGACGATCTGCCGCCCAGCCAGCGCCGTGCGCTCGAGGACGCCACCAAGGTGAAGGTGGTGGACCGCACCGCGGTGATCCTCGACATTTTCGCCCAGCATGCGACCAGTCGCGAGGGCAAGGCCCAGGTGGAGCTCGCGCAGCTCGAATACATGCTGCCGCGACTGCGCGGCTGGGGCGGGTCGCTGTCGCGCCAGGCCGGCGGCCGCGCGGCCGGCGCGGACGCCGGCATCGGATCGCGAGGCCCCGGCGAGACGAAGATCGAGATGGACCGCCGCGTGATCCGCACGCGCATCGCCAGGCTGCGCAAGCAGATACGCGAGATGGCGCCGGCCCGCGAGGTCAAGCGCGGATCCCGCCGGCGCTACGAGCTGCCTACCGTGGCCGTCGTCGGCTATACGAACGCCGGCAAGTCCTCGCTGACGAACCGGCTGACCGGATCGGCGGAACTGGTTGAGAACGCGCTGTTCGCCACCCTCGATACCGCCGTGCGCCGCGCCCGCGCCAAGGACGGGCGGCTCTACGCCTACGTCGACACGGTCGGGTTCGTGCGCCGGCTGCCGACGCAGCTGGTCGAGGCGTTCAAGTCGACGCTCGAGGAGGTCGCCGAGGCGGATCTGATCGTGCACGTGGTCGACGGCTCCCACCCGGATCCGTTCTCGCAGATCGACGCGGTGAACGACGTGCTCGCCGACATCGACGGGGCGGCCGACATTCCCCGCATCCTCGTGTTCAACAAGGCCGACCGCATCGACGGGGTGACGCGCGAGCGCCTTGCCGCGCTCGAACCGGATGCGCATATCGTGTCGGCGTTCACCGGCGAGGGGATCGACGCGCTGCGCGAGCGGGTCGAGTCGATGCTGCCCGTGCCGCATGTGCATGTGCGCGCGCTGCTGCCGTACACGGCCGGGGCGCTGGTGTCGCGGATCCGCGAATACGGCCATGTGATCGAGGTGGAGTACCGCGACGACGGCATGATGGTCGAGGCGGAGGTGGGGAGCCGACTCGCCGCGCAGGTGATGGAGCAGTCCATCGACGAGTGA
- a CDS encoding class I SAM-dependent methyltransferase: protein MSTKHATQGGTANEQYFSAEPSSKDVRRELTVSLRGVETPVEVSNGVFSGSRLDLGTAVLLREAPEPPESGSFLDLGCGWGPVALSMAMASPAATVWAVDVNERALELTEANAKRNGCGNIRAALADQVPGDAVFDVIWSNPPIRIGKEALHGLLMAWLPRLNPDGGVAYLVVQKNLGADSLIPWLASALGDGYAVSKYHSAKGYRVIEVARSR from the coding sequence ATGAGCACGAAGCATGCGACGCAGGGCGGAACCGCCAATGAACAGTACTTTTCCGCCGAACCGTCGTCGAAGGACGTCCGCCGCGAGCTGACCGTCTCGTTGCGCGGCGTCGAGACGCCGGTCGAGGTGTCCAACGGCGTCTTCTCCGGCTCGCGGCTGGATCTGGGCACCGCGGTGCTGCTCCGCGAGGCGCCCGAGCCGCCCGAATCAGGCTCGTTCCTCGATCTGGGCTGCGGGTGGGGGCCGGTCGCCCTGTCGATGGCCATGGCCTCCCCCGCCGCCACCGTGTGGGCGGTGGACGTGAACGAGCGGGCGCTGGAGCTGACCGAGGCCAACGCGAAGCGCAACGGGTGCGGGAACATCCGCGCCGCCTTGGCCGATCAGGTCCCCGGCGACGCCGTATTCGACGTGATCTGGTCGAATCCGCCGATCCGCATCGGCAAGGAGGCGCTGCACGGACTGCTCATGGCCTGGCTGCCCCGGCTGAATCCGGACGGCGGCGTGGCCTATCTGGTGGTGCAGAAGAACCTCGGCGCCGACTCGCTGATCCCGTGGCTGGCGTCCGCGCTCGGCGACGGCTACGCGGTGTCGAAATACCATTCCGCCAAGGGCTACCGCGTGATCGAAGTGGCGAGAAGCCGCTGA